The nucleotide window CGACTACATCGAGTGGAAGGCATATGTAAAGAAGCTTGAGGAGCTGGAGAAGAGGCTAAAGGAGATTGAACATGCTGAGAGAGTTAGAATCGCTTGAGACTAGTCCAGCAGTCAAAAGCTACGAAATCCTCGACTACAAAGAAGGGGACAGCTTTTATTTCCTGAAAATCAGGGCAGAGCTAATAGATGGGAGCGTTCTTTACATCCGGGAATTCGTATCGGAGGATGAGTATAACTACTCTTTTCAATGGCAGAAGGACGGAAAGCTTATAGTCCGCTGGGACAACGCTCCACACCATAAAGATGTTGAGACTTATCCCCACCACAAGCACGTCTGCTCAAAAGACAACGTCCAGCCTTCAAAAGAGATCTCTCTTGAAGACATCCTGAGAGTTATTGAGGAGAAAATTAAACCCCAGTCCTCAGCCTCCAGCCGTCTATGCTGAAACCGCCCATTCTCTCAAGGACGTGAGTTACCAGTGCCTCGACGTTCTCGGTTCTGACTTCTTTCATGGCCCTGAGGAAGAGGGCAACGAACTCATCATCGGGAAAATTTGGAAAAAGATAAGCCTCTCTAAAGGCTTCGTCACTGAAGAGACGATACACCTTGCTCGCCGGCGGTACTTCGACCCGCAAAAATCGGGCGTAGGACTCAAGGGCTTCCCTCAGAGCCAGATGATATAGGTAGGCGTAGCTCGGATCTCCTCGTTCCTCAGCATCCTTCAGGCTGTCAAGGGCGTCCCAGAGAACGTACTTAGCCAACTCGACTTTCACCGGCTCGGGCTTTGGAAACGGCATCCTCATGTACTCCTCAGCCTCGGCCCGGAGGCTCTCTACGATACCCGTCTTGTCGAAGAGAACTTTCCCGATGAGGATTATTCTGGCGGTATTCCTCTTGTTCCTGGAGTGCTCCTCCTCGAAGTACCGCCTTATCTGCCTTATGGGGTTCGCGAAGTACTCAATCAAAAAGCCGTCCACGAAAACGTTTCCCCTCTCCCTCCAGTCCACGTCGTCGGAGAGGATTACGTAAACGTCCACGTCCGAGCGGGGAGTTTGGAGGCCGAGGGCGTAGCTTCCCGTGAGGATAGCAGCCCCAACGGAATCCTTTTCACTCCACTCGCCTATGAACTTCTCAAGCGCCCGCTTCCAGTCCGCCATAAAACTCCCTCAAAACTCCGGAATCCTTATCGGCGCCTGGAGTTCCTTTTCGTTTTTCTCGAGGTTGGTCGCGAGCATTCTGATTCTCTCGCAGCCCTTGATTTCCCGAATGAACTCGGCGACGCTCCTCGGCACCAAATCTTCCCATGGCTTCCCCTCGACCATGCGCTTCCTTATTTCCGTCGCGGAGAGAATGTCCTTCCTGAACATCGGCTGAACGATGACCTCGTAGCCCTTCTCGCGGAAGAGCTGTGCAACCAGAGAGTTCCCGGTGAAGACGACGTCGAAGCGGGGCACCATACTAACCACGTAGGTCGCCCAGATGGCATTGAAGTTTATATCAGGGAGCGGAATCAGGTAGTAGCGCTTCTTTGGGAACTCCGCCTCATCGAGGGCCCTTATCAGCATCTCCATCCTCTCGCTCGTCGTGAAGGGATTCTTGAGCGTGTGGCTGGCCTGTGCGCTCCCGATTCCGATGATGACCTCGTCCACCTGCGAGAAGACGAACTCCAGAGCCTTCATGTGCCCGTTGTGGACGGGCTGGAAACGACCGACGAAGAGACCGCGCCTCATTCAATCACCTCCAATCAGCTTCACCCTAACCTCACCCCCCACCTTCAGGCCGAGCCTCTCGCTCGCGTTCCCCTGGTTGACGGCAATCTCAAGGTAGTCATGGCTTCCTGGGAGTGCAAGCAGTTCTCCGGGCTTCACGTAGCCGTAAGCCTCCCTGTAGGGAATCCTCAGCCCGAAGTCTGGCAACTCAACTGCCTCCGGCCTTCCGTAGTTCTCAAGGTTGAGTATGATGTTGCCGAAGTCGTCCACGTAAATTACCTTCAGAACCCAGAGGTCGCCTTCCCTCTTCGGCTCGACGTCGAGCTTGATGAGAGAATCGAGCGGAATCTCGCGGGCAAACTCCTCCGGAGGAACACCTTTCTCGATGAGCGCGCCCGCCGGCCCGAAAACGTCCCTCCCGTGGAAGGTCGAGCTTATCCGCCAGCCGGTGAAGCGCCTAATCCGGTCAAAGTCTATCTCCCAGGCGCGCTTTGGATTTATGTGCTTGAGCGGAAGCGTCGCCAGCCCGTTGTCGGGGACGACGAGCCACTGGTCGCCCTCGATGATTACCGCCCTCCTCTCGGTCCCGACGCCGGGGTCTATGACGCCGACGTGAACCGTTCCTTCAGGGGAGTACTTAACGACCTGCTCCATGACGAAGGAGCCCTCGATTATGGAGTGCCTCGTCACCGCGTGGGTGACGTCAACGAGCTTCGCGTTCGGGTTGACGCGGAGCATCGCTACTTTCATCTCACCGACGTAGGGCCCCTTAAGCCCGAAGTCCGTCGTCAGCGTTATCATTCACACCACCGGAAAGGATTTATTGGCAACCCTTTAAGAGGTTGCGGGGGTTGGAATGATAGCGGTGCTTAGACTCGGTCACAGGCCGGAAAGGGACAAGAGAATAACCACTCACGTGGCGTTGACGGCGAGGGCCCTCGGGGCCGATAAAATAATCATTGCGGCTGAAGAGGATGAGCACGTTAAGGAGAGCGTCGAGGACATCGTGAGGCGCTGGGGCGGGCCGTTCGAGATAACCTTTGACCCCAGCTGGAAGAAAATCCTGAGGGAGTGGCGCGAGAAAGGTGTCGTAGTCCACCTGACGATGTACGGAATCCATATAGACGACGCGATGCCGAAGCTGAAGGAGGAGCTGAAGGCCGGAAAGGACTTCCTCATCGTCGTCGGCGCCGAGAAGGTTCCGAGAGACGTTTACGAGCTGGCCCACTACAACGTGGCAGTTGGCAACCAGCCCCACAGCGAGGTGGCCGCTCTGGCGGTTTTCCTCGACAGGCTCCTCGACGGCGAAGGTCTGAGGAAGGAGTTCCAGAACGCGAAGCTCAAAATCATCCCGCAGGAGAGGGGGAAGAGGGTAATCCAGCTCGACGGGTGAAGAAAATGGTCCTCAACAGGTATCGAGAGAACGTCAGGGGTTACCTTGAGGCGATAGTTAAACCCCTCGCAAAGGCCGGACTGACGCCGAACGCGATAACGGTGATAGGTCTCCTCATGAGCCTCCTCGCGGCTTACCTCTACTACCTCCGCGAGCCGAGGCTGGCCGCTCTAACGCTCCTCATAGGCTCGCTCGTCGATGCCCTCGACGGAACGCTGGCGAGGCTGACCGGAAAGACGAGTCGCT belongs to Thermococcus sp. AM4 and includes:
- a CDS encoding nicotinamide-nucleotide adenylyltransferase translates to MRRGLFVGRFQPVHNGHMKALEFVFSQVDEVIIGIGSAQASHTLKNPFTTSERMEMLIRALDEAEFPKKRYYLIPLPDINFNAIWATYVVSMVPRFDVVFTGNSLVAQLFREKGYEVIVQPMFRKDILSATEIRKRMVEGKPWEDLVPRSVAEFIREIKGCERIRMLATNLEKNEKELQAPIRIPEF
- a CDS encoding DUF6516 family protein, whose product is MLRELESLETSPAVKSYEILDYKEGDSFYFLKIRAELIDGSVLYIREFVSEDEYNYSFQWQKDGKLIVRWDNAPHHKDVETYPHHKHVCSKDNVQPSKEISLEDILRVIEEKIKPQSSASSRLC
- a CDS encoding S-adenosyl-l-methionine hydroxide adenosyltransferase family protein encodes the protein MITLTTDFGLKGPYVGEMKVAMLRVNPNAKLVDVTHAVTRHSIIEGSFVMEQVVKYSPEGTVHVGVIDPGVGTERRAVIIEGDQWLVVPDNGLATLPLKHINPKRAWEIDFDRIRRFTGWRISSTFHGRDVFGPAGALIEKGVPPEEFAREIPLDSLIKLDVEPKREGDLWVLKVIYVDDFGNIILNLENYGRPEAVELPDFGLRIPYREAYGYVKPGELLALPGSHDYLEIAVNQGNASERLGLKVGGEVRVKLIGGD
- a CDS encoding tRNA (cytidine(56)-2'-O)-methyltransferase; amino-acid sequence: MIAVLRLGHRPERDKRITTHVALTARALGADKIIIAAEEDEHVKESVEDIVRRWGGPFEITFDPSWKKILREWREKGVVVHLTMYGIHIDDAMPKLKEELKAGKDFLIVVGAEKVPRDVYELAHYNVAVGNQPHSEVAALAVFLDRLLDGEGLRKEFQNAKLKIIPQERGKRVIQLDG
- a CDS encoding nucleotidyltransferase domain-containing protein, translating into MADWKRALEKFIGEWSEKDSVGAAILTGSYALGLQTPRSDVDVYVILSDDVDWRERGNVFVDGFLIEYFANPIRQIRRYFEEEHSRNKRNTARIILIGKVLFDKTGIVESLRAEAEEYMRMPFPKPEPVKVELAKYVLWDALDSLKDAEERGDPSYAYLYHLALREALESYARFLRVEVPPASKVYRLFSDEAFREAYLFPNFPDDEFVALFLRAMKEVRTENVEALVTHVLERMGGFSIDGWRLRTGV